The genomic interval CCTGTCTCTCTCTGACAAGACGATGGATGATCATCCAGAAGTCCTGTCTTGAGATAGGGTCTACGCCTGTTGTGGGCTCATCAAGAAGTAAAATATCAGGCAGATGTATTAAGGTGCAGATGAGGGCTAATTTCTGCCGCATCCCCCCTGAAAGGTGGCGCGCCTGTCTGCCAAGAAACGGCTCAAGCCGTGTTATATTAAGAAGCTCCCTTCTATTTCTTTCATATACCTCTAAAGGCACCTGCCTCAAGTCCCTGAAGAATGCTATATTTTCAGCAACCGAAAGGCTATCATAAAGGTTAAGACCAAGCCCCTGCGGCATATATCCAATAATACCCTTAACAGCCTCAGGGTCCTTTATAACATCTATGCCTGCCACTGATGCCTTTCCTTCACTTGCCGAAAGGACACCTGATAGTATCTGGATTATGCTTGTCTTGCCTGCTCCGTCAGGACCAATGACTCCAAATATCTCACCTCTATTAACAGCAAATGAGACATCACATACAGCCTTGACCTTTTTCCTTCGTCCATAGTATTTGCAGAGGTTTTCTACTTTTATGACAGGTTCAGCATCATATATCATTTCGGTCTTATCCACTGCGTGCCTTCTTTCCAGCGAATGACTGCATCAGCGGGCATACCGGGCTTGACAATACCTTCAGGATTTTCCACAGAGAGTTCAACACCAAATACCAGTTTCACCCTTTCTTCCCTTGTTTCAACTGCCTTTGGTGTGAATTCTGCTTGCTCATATATCTTTGTGATACGGGCATTGAATGTCTTCTCAGGAAAGGCATCTACATAAATCCTTGCCTCGTTTCCAAGTTTAAGTTTTCCTATGTCAGGCTCGGGTACATAAACCTTCACATAGAGCCTGTCCATATCAACCATCACATACAAAGGAGTTCCCGGATTTACCACTTCACCATTCTCAACAGGTCGGGATAGGATTGTGCCATTTGATGGGCTGTAAATCTTTGTCTCCTTCAGGTCTGCATATGCCTCCTCCAGCCTTGCAAGTGCTGCCCGATAATTGGCCTCTGCAGATTTAAGCTGTTTCTTCTTTACCTCTACCAGTTCTTTTGATGCAAGAGCAGATTTAAGGTTTGCCTCTGCCCTTTTGAGTTCCTTTTCTGCTGCACTTACATCAGCAATGCCTGTCTCATACTGCATCTTTGCAAGGTCATAAGCACTTGCAGAAATTAGCTGTTCTTGAAAGAGCGATGAGTATCGCTCATAGTCATTCTTCGCCTTCCCAAAGACAGATTGTGCCTTTTGCAACTGAGCCCTTGCAGCATTGACAGCAGCCTCTGCTGCACTTATGGATGCAGAGGTGTTTTGCTCTGTAAATGAAAGGTCTGAAGCCGCTTGCTCTACCTGAGCCTTCAGGAGTGCAGCATTCTCCCTTGCATTTGCATAACGGGCATCAAGCTGATCTGAGACTATTTCTGCCAAGAGT from Dissulfurispira thermophila carries:
- a CDS encoding HlyD family secretion protein — protein: MRKTNIRKLMIIFGALVVIASVAWFIRGKLLEKIPEGLIIASGRIEGREVTISPKIQGRLKSLLVDEGETVKKGQLLAEIVSDQLDARYANARENAALLKAQVEQAASDLSFTEQNTSASISAAEAAVNAARAQLQKAQSVFGKAKNDYERYSSLFQEQLISASAYDLAKMQYETGIADVSAAEKELKRAEANLKSALASKELVEVKKKQLKSAEANYRAALARLEEAYADLKETKIYSPSNGTILSRPVENGEVVNPGTPLYVMVDMDRLYVKVYVPEPDIGKLKLGNEARIYVDAFPEKTFNARITKIYEQAEFTPKAVETREERVKLVFGVELSVENPEGIVKPGMPADAVIRWKEGTQWIRPK